GGAAAACTGTTTCACAACAACATGCCCGATCCTCGATCCTGGAACGAGTACTACCCCTCGTTGATACAGCACTTTCCCTACTATTTCCTGCCGGATATCGATCCTGTAACGGGCAGGAAAATATTCCGCAAGCAAGACAATGAGATTCTGGAAGATGATCATAAGGGTATTCGATTCAACATGCCCTATTGGAAAGGTTCTTACATTGCGTTTGATTGGGCACCGCTTCCTTATGAAACAGAAGAAACAGGCGATTATGCTTCAGCGAAGTGGGTGATTGATCAGTTGAACAGGAAGCATGATAAGCCCTTTTTTCTCGGTTGTGGAATTTATCGACCACACCTTCCGCTTTACGTGCCCCAGGAGTATTTCGACAAGTTTCCCATCGAGGATATCCAATTGCCAAAAACGCTCGCCGGTGATCTGGATGACGTTCCTGTAACCGGTAGGAAACTCGCCGGCGCAAGAAATGACCACCAAAACGTACTCGAGGCGGGACAGTGGAAGGAAGCGGTTCAGGGTTACCTGGCTTCCGTAAACTACGCCGATGATTTGACGGGTCGAGTGCTGGATGCTTTGGCGACCAGCGACTACGCGGATAATACCATTGTCATCGTATTCTCCGACCACGGATGGCAGTTAGGTGAAAAGGAACATTGGCAAAAGTTTGCGCTATGGGAGAACCTGATTAAAAGCGTCTTGATGGTTAAAGTTCCTGATCGATTGCTGGGTGAATCAGGCAAAAAGCAAAAGGGCTCCAACTCCTACCAAAATGTTTCGTTGGTCGATATTTTTCCCACACTAACGGAACTCTGTAATCTTCCAGCCAAAAAAGGTGTTACGGGACGAAGTCTTATTCCCTTATTGGAAAACCCGAACAGCGAAGCATGGAACCATCCCATTATTTCTATGCACTCGGATAGCTACTTTTCTGTCAGGAAAGACGATTGGCATTATATCGCATACAGCGAGGAGGAAGAGGAACTATACGACTTGAAGAACGATCCTGAAGAATGGAAAAATCTGGCAGGTGAATCTGAATACGCCGTAGTCATACAGGAATTGAAACCGCATATCCCGAGTGAAAGAAA
The Verrucomicrobiota bacterium DNA segment above includes these coding regions:
- a CDS encoding sulfatase, with amino-acid sequence MYTNPQIWRHILPDETTLPEYFKQAGYWAGGAGKLFHNNMPDPRSWNEYYPSLIQHFPYYFLPDIDPVTGRKIFRKQDNEILEDDHKGIRFNMPYWKGSYIAFDWAPLPYETEETGDYASAKWVIDQLNRKHDKPFFLGCGIYRPHLPLYVPQEYFDKFPIEDIQLPKTLAGDLDDVPVTGRKLAGARNDHQNVLEAGQWKEAVQGYLASVNYADDLTGRVLDALATSDYADNTIVIVFSDHGWQLGEKEHWQKFALWENLIKSVLMVKVPDRLLGESGKKQKGSNSYQNVSLVDIFPTLTELCNLPAKKGVTGRSLIPLLENPNSEAWNHPIISMHSDSYFSVRKDDWHYIAYSEEEEELYDLKNDPEEWKNLAGESEYAVVIQELKPHIPSERKAFVKTKPIRWAEVLSGETKFYE